The sequence below is a genomic window from Streptococcus oralis.
CTGGTTTCAAGGAATCTTGAACGTAACCATAACCAAAGAAGCCACCAATACCTACGAGCACTAGGAAAACTAAGAAAGTTAGCAAGCAGCCTTTCGCTTTTGATTTCTTCTTTTTCTTAGCTGGCTTTGTTCCTTCGCGACGACTGCGTAGTGGAGCATTCGCTAGATCATCAACTTGCTCAACTGGAGCAGGTACTACATTCTCCACAACAGGAGGGACTGATTCTTCTTTATTGTCATCCGTTTTATAGGAAACAGCCACTTTAGTTGGAGTAGTATTAAACTCTTTCTCTTCCTTTTTAGGCTCTACAGCATCAATCTTGGCTGGTGCAGGCTCTTCTAGTTTTGACTCTTCTGGTTCTGGTGCTGGTGCTGTCACTTCGCTTGATTCAAAACTTGGGCGTGGTGGCACACTTGGGGCATTTTTTAGGATTTCATCCACAGTTGACAGAGAATCTGCCATTAAATCTTCTGTGGCAAGATTGGATTCTTGTTCAGAAGGAGCGGGTGGAGTTACTTGAGAAGATGGAGTTGGGGTGGTTGGACTTTCATCCTCTTTTCCTCTTCTTTCTCTCTCTCTGACTCTCTCTAAATCGCGTAAAATCTGTTCTTTAAAGCTTAATGTTTCTTCTTCTCTTGATTTCTCGCTCAAAAGCTTTACCTCCTTGTTGGCAATCCATAACATTATATCTTAAAAGTCGCAGAAAAGCAACAAAAGATACCTTTCTCCAACTATATTTCTTGTTTTCAAGGCTTCCAAACCATGTTATACCAAGTCTCACCTGCATAGGTAGATTGGGATAGTCCTTCATTAACAAATCCATGTTTTTCGTAATAGGCGATAAGATAATCATGACACGTCAGGTTAATTCCTTCTCGTTCATGTTCTAAAGCGACTTCTTTCAGAGCACTTAACAGTTTTTTCCCCACTCCCAAAGCTTGCGCTTCCTTAGCTATGGAGAGACAGGTCACAGAAATATAACCTCCAGGTTTATGGCTATAGTCTTTTATTTCTTCTGTAAAGGACTGATCTTGTAGATGACGATGTGGGACGACCGGACCTTCAATGTAGCCAAGGATACGTCCCTCCTTTTCAGCGACGAGAAAGCTGGTCTGAATTTCACGTAAATGCGCCTCAAAGACGGAACGAGGAATGGCTTCCTCAAGGGAGAAATTCTCAAGCTCTATCTCTAAAATACGATCTAAATCCGAAAATCTTGCTTGTCTGATTTTCATATTTCCTCCTGATAAAAAGGATTAACCCAAGTCAGATACCAACAAGAACCACTGTCATATTGGCTCTCTGTCACTTCTTCCTCAACAAAGCCATTCATTTCAAAATATGATAGTAGCTCATCAGGACTCTGCAAAAGAATACCTTGATAATCTAGTTCGACTGTCACCTGTTTCAAGGCTGCAAGAAGAAGAGTTCCCAGCCCCTGTCCCCAATGGTCAGGATGAATGATCAATGATTTTATTTCTATCCATTTGGGATGAATAGACTGATCTTCTCCCAAAACATAGCCCACGAGCTGATTTTCATCCCCAGCTACAAGAAAGGTACCCGCAGTCTTGCGGATACTCTCTTCTAAGGATTGGCGGCTAAGTGCCTCTTCTAACGAAAGAGTGGCTTCTTCAATCGCCAACACTTCTTCTAAATCTGATAGGGTAGCTTGCCTTATAGTGATTGGAATTTCCATTTGGTTTTCCTTATTGGACGTTGCTTGTCAAGTTAGACAAAAGACGTTCAAATGAATATTCATAGGTTTGGATGTCTCCAGCACCCATAAAGACGTAAACAGCATTGTCATGGTCTAGGAGTGGAGAAACATTTTCAACAGTGATAACCTGGTGTTTCTTGTTAATTTTATTGGCTAGGTCTTCTACTTTGACATCACCATGGTCCACTTCACGAGCTGATCCATAGATTTGCGCTAGGTAGACGGCGTCTGCTTGATTCAAAGCGTGAGCAAATTCATCCAACAAGGCGATGGTTCTAGTAAAGGTATGCGGTTGGAAGATTGCCACGATTTCCTTGCTTGGATATTTCTGACGAGCCGCATCCAAGGTTGCAATGATTTCTGTTGGATGGTGGGCAAAGTCATCAATGATCACTGTATCATTGACGATTTTTTCAGTGAAACGACGCTTAACACCTGCAAAAGTTTTCAAGTGTTCACGGACCAAGTTCAAATCAAATCCAGCTGTGTAAAGCAATCCGATAACAGCTGTCGCATTCATAATATTGTGACGACCAAAGGTTGGAATGTGGAATTGACCCAATTCTTGTCCACGGAAGTGAACTGTAAAGTTTGATCCAGTCGTAGAACGTAGGAGATCGCTAGCTACAAAGTCATTGCCCTCAGCTTCAAAACCATAGTAATAGATTGGAGCATTGGCTGTAATCTTACGCAACTCAGCATCCTCACCGTAGACGAATAAACCTTTGGTAATTTGTTTGGCATAGTCGTTAAAGGCATTGAAAACATCCTCTAGACTTGTAAAGTAGTCTGGATGGTCAAAGTCAATGTTGGTGATGATAGAATATTCTGGGTGGTAAGGCATGAAATGGCGCTCATATTCGTCTGATTCAAAGACAAAATATTTGGCATTAGCTGAACCACGACCTGTCCCGTCACCAATCAAGAAGCTGGTGTCAGTAATGTGAGACAAGACATGTGACAACATACCTGTTGTTGAAGTTTTTCCATGTGCTCCTGCCACTCCCATGCTGACAAAGTCGCGCATAAAGCTACCTAGGAATTCATGGTAACGTTTGTAGCTGATACCATTTTTGTCGGCATAGGCGATTTCAACGTTGTTATCGGGACGAAAGGCATTTCCAGCGATAATCTCCACATCACCTTGTAAGTTCTTTTCATCAAAAGGAAGAATCGCAATCCCTGCCTGCTCTAGTCCACGTTGAGTAAAGTAATATTTTTCAACGTCTGAACCTTGAACCTTGTGTCCCATTTGGTGCAACATCAAGGCTAGGGCACTCATACCTGACCCCTTGATTCCAATAAAATGATATGTTTTTGACATGCTTTTCTCCCCTACTCAGTAATTCTTGTCAGATTCAACTCTTGGGCAACCTGACGTTCCTGTTCTGTTTGCTTATTCTTTTTATTATAGATTTGACTCTTCTTTAGAAAATCGTAGTTGTTCTTTTTAGCTTTTTCCGTTTGGTTTTTCGGAGTTGGATTCGCCACTTGGCCAACATCCTCAGCTAAGATATAGTGAGACTGGCTCAA
It includes:
- a CDS encoding GNAT family N-acetyltransferase yields the protein MKIRQARFSDLDRILEIELENFSLEEAIPRSVFEAHLREIQTSFLVAEKEGRILGYIEGPVVPHRHLQDQSFTEEIKDYSHKPGGYISVTCLSIAKEAQALGVGKKLLSALKEVALEHEREGINLTCHDYLIAYYEKHGFVNEGLSQSTYAGETWYNMVWKP
- a CDS encoding GNAT family N-acetyltransferase, producing the protein MEIPITIRQATLSDLEEVLAIEEATLSLEEALSRQSLEESIRKTAGTFLVAGDENQLVGYVLGEDQSIHPKWIEIKSLIIHPDHWGQGLGTLLLAALKQVTVELDYQGILLQSPDELLSYFEMNGFVEEEVTESQYDSGSCWYLTWVNPFYQEEI
- the murC gene encoding UDP-N-acetylmuramate--L-alanine ligase; its protein translation is MSKTYHFIGIKGSGMSALALMLHQMGHKVQGSDVEKYYFTQRGLEQAGIAILPFDEKNLQGDVEIIAGNAFRPDNNVEIAYADKNGISYKRYHEFLGSFMRDFVSMGVAGAHGKTSTTGMLSHVLSHITDTSFLIGDGTGRGSANAKYFVFESDEYERHFMPYHPEYSIITNIDFDHPDYFTSLEDVFNAFNDYAKQITKGLFVYGEDAELRKITANAPIYYYGFEAEGNDFVASDLLRSTTGSNFTVHFRGQELGQFHIPTFGRHNIMNATAVIGLLYTAGFDLNLVREHLKTFAGVKRRFTEKIVNDTVIIDDFAHHPTEIIATLDAARQKYPSKEIVAIFQPHTFTRTIALLDEFAHALNQADAVYLAQIYGSAREVDHGDVKVEDLANKINKKHQVITVENVSPLLDHDNAVYVFMGAGDIQTYEYSFERLLSNLTSNVQ